Genomic DNA from Candidatus Saccharibacteria bacterium:
TGTGGATTTTGATGGTCAAAATAGCTATACCATACAGTCATCCGAAGATCAGGTGGCAAACATTGTCCCCCTGGAGTCAGATAAGTACATCGACTATCTGAACAAGGCTGGTAATTTAACCAGAGTCGATCTAGTCCTCAAGCGTTAGCTGCGCTGCCTTAGTGCTTCAAACAATATAACTGTTGCGGCGGCCGAAACATTCAGTGAGTCGACTTGACCGTGCATAGGAATTCGAACCTTTTGCCCGGCCTGGTCTAACCAAGTTTTGGATAGACCAGATTGTTCGGCACCAACTGCAATGGCAATCTTTCCGGTCAAATCAGCTCGAGTATAAGGCTGCTTAGCTGATGGTGTGGCGGCTACAAGCTGTATCTTGTTTTGGGCGCTCCATTCAAAAAGTTCTTGGCTAGTAGCCTGCCCAACTTTTATCGTAAACAGGGCGCCTACGCTGGCTCGAACAACGTTGGGGTTAAAAACATCGGTTACGCCATCACAAATAATTACAGCCTCGGCGCCGGCAGCATCGGCACTACGCAACATTGTACCTAGGTTGCCTGGCTTTTCGACTGACTCTGCAACCAAGAACAATGAGTCAGGATTTACCGGCAAGTTTCTGATTGATGTGTCGAACTGTGGCCCAATAGCAATCAAGCCTTCAGGCTGATCTCGGTAAGCCATCTTTGAAAACACCTCAGCTGTGGTTTGGTAGGTTTTGTAACCACCAGCATTTTGCCCTAAAAGGTTCTCTACAAGCTCTTGCTCCTTAGAGCCAGAATATAGATCAGGGCAAAAATATATCTCATTCAGTGCAAAACCATTTTTGAGAGCTAGGCTGACAGCGCGATAGCCTTCAACTAAGATCAACTGGTTTAAGTCGCGTTGGCGACGACTTTTGAGTCTTACAATGTGTTTGATCTTAGGGTTTTGCAAGCTAGATATAAGCACCCCTACTGCACCTCGGGTAAGCGTTGTTGCTGGGCTTTTGCAGGCGGTACGGAGGTTTCGGTCTGTGCAGCTGGTTGAGGTTTACGACCTGTAACTGTATTCCATAGCTTAGCAAAGAAATCTGAAATCTGACTCCAGATAGAGGGCGCGGCGCTTGGCAGCACAGTATTGGCTGGAGGTTGCGAGGCTGTGTTTTGCTCGGCCGGGCTGGTAGTTTTATCTTGAGTCGCAGCAGGAGCCGGTTCAGTTTGTTTAGCACTCACAATAAAACGCTTCCAGCTAGTGCCAGGGGGTGTACAGGTAATTAGTGTAGAGGTTGGTTCGGCTGTCTGCTTTAATACGCTTAGATCAGTTGGCTCAACAATCTTGGTCGAAGTTACTGTATAGATATATTTGCGAGAATTGTAGTTAATCTGATATGTGTCGCCAGGCGCCAGTTTTTCTAGCAATACAAACACATACTTATAGTTGCCGGGTTGCCACCAATCGTTGCTAGAGTGCCCAAAGAATACGGCGTTGCCAACATCGCCCGGGTTGGCAGTGCCGGCATAGTGAGCCACGCCGCTCTCTAGGGCCTTAAGTACCACAGCCTCATTTATACTATCTGGAAAGACCAATGGAGCCCTAACATTAATTTTGGGAATAATAATTACATTCTCTGGAGTGGTAAGTTGAGCCTGAGCCGGTGCGTTGGTTGTTTGGGTCGGTGTCGGGGTTGGATTAACTTGCTTAGACTGTTGAGTGCTGGGTTTATTGAAGAAAAACAAGAATTGGCTGTAAATAACTTGGTAATTGAAAACGAGCGCGAAGACCACAAAAGCCACCACCGCAAACCGCACATTGCGCCATCTTTGCTTCTTCTTAAAGTCTGCCAACTCATTGGTAACTGCTTGCTTTTTGTCGGCCGATAGCTTTTTGGTTTTAGGACCAGCTTTGGCCAAGCTGTTGCCACGGAGATCAATTTTGGGCACACCCTTGGCTGGGGTTGGGACATTTGAAAGCTCACTTATCTCGAGCTCGGGCTTTTTTTTGTTGGCTTTACTCATACTTTGGCAAAATTATCATAATCTATTATAATACAGTAACCTGATTTGTTGCGACCCCAATGGTCAGCCGCGGTGGTGGAACTGGTAGACACGCGGGTCTCAAAAACCCGTGAGGGCAACCTCATGAGAGTTCGAGTCTCTCCCGCGGCACCAACTGCCATTATTGATACTTTTCTAAGACTGCTTGTAGCTTCTTGTCTAAGGAGCTATTATTTGTTTTAGTAACTTGGCGCAGCAAAAATGCAGCTGTTAGACTGCGCTCTAAAAAGTCATGTTGCCAAAGCCTGGAATCAGCCAACAAACAGCTTAAGATTGCAACCACCATAGTCTCTACTTCAAGCTTGTTAGTAGTTTTGAAATTTGTCACCCCAAACCTACCAGACTGGGCTGGGTTGCAGCTAATGACTTGGCTGGTTTCGTAGCAGACAACTGGCCAGCTCAACGAGTCAGCCAGAAGTCTTATTACGCTCAGCTTGTTGTTAATACCAGCTCCGGCTTTTAGACTTACAGCTAGATTAGCCATATTGGCAAGTCTAATTAGGCTCTTAGTGTCAAGAACAAATACGCCCTTGTGGTTTTTCAATAATCCGGGCGAGGTCTTTACTATTGGCAAAAGACTATTGGTAGCCAATATTGGTGTTTGTGTAGAGCTAATAACCTTCTCAACTAGGATTTGGTACTTGCTGCTTATTTCTAGCTCAAGTCCCATTATTACAAATGCTGAATCATTAACAATCTCCATAACTTGCTCGGTGTTGGCAAAATGAAGCTCGTTTTTGATATCCGGCTTTAGAAACACGTCGGCCGGAACATCGCGAGTGCGCAGGGCATGAGCAGCGATAAGCCGGCTATGATGATTCATGATGTTTATAAGCTGGTAGGCATCGTGAATTTGTTTGAGCTTGGCATGGCGGCCGGCCAAGAGTGTAATGTTGCGCGCCCTCAATCTATTAATAGGTCGTTCAAATAAGATGTTTCTAAACAACAACTCATCTTGTTGGCGCACGATGTTTACTGGGGTTGGAGCGCTATCTAGCATTCGGAGTATAGTCGGGCTAGGCTGGCCGGTAGATAATCGGCTATAAGCTGGGAGTGGTCACGACTCGATAGTATCTTCAAGGTTTTGAAGTAAGCTTTTAGGCTATTCTTTAGTTCATTTTCATCGGTCAAGCCCGACTGGATCATGGCCGAGCGTACAAAGCGGTCTATCTCGAATTCACCCTGTATATCACTAAGCTTGTGGCCAAATAGTCGTCTTTTTGGCCACAAATAATGCGGCATGGCGGCAAAAACCTGTTGGCGGCTACGCTCATTAAGATTCATGTATAGCGAGTTGGTGATA
This window encodes:
- a CDS encoding RNA methyltransferase; translated protein: MLISSLQNPKIKHIVRLKSRRQRDLNQLILVEGYRAVSLALKNGFALNEIYFCPDLYSGSKEQELVENLLGQNAGGYKTYQTTAEVFSKMAYRDQPEGLIAIGPQFDTSIRNLPVNPDSLFLVAESVEKPGNLGTMLRSADAAGAEAVIICDGVTDVFNPNVVRASVGALFTIKVGQATSQELFEWSAQNKIQLVAATPSAKQPYTRADLTGKIAIAVGAEQSGLSKTWLDQAGQKVRIPMHGQVDSLNVSAAATVILFEALRQRS
- a CDS encoding sortase, whose amino-acid sequence is MSKANKKKPELEISELSNVPTPAKGVPKIDLRGNSLAKAGPKTKKLSADKKQAVTNELADFKKKQRWRNVRFAVVAFVVFALVFNYQVIYSQFLFFFNKPSTQQSKQVNPTPTPTQTTNAPAQAQLTTPENVIIIPKINVRAPLVFPDSINEAVVLKALESGVAHYAGTANPGDVGNAVFFGHSSNDWWQPGNYKYVFVLLEKLAPGDTYQINYNSRKYIYTVTSTKIVEPTDLSVLKQTAEPTSTLITCTPPGTSWKRFIVSAKQTEPAPAATQDKTTSPAEQNTASQPPANTVLPSAAPSIWSQISDFFAKLWNTVTGRKPQPAAQTETSVPPAKAQQQRLPEVQ